GTTTCTAACAAAAGCTAACATTCATCTCGCCGTGAAGGTCAGGCAATGCAGTACGGTATTGCCATGTCTGTCTCCCCGTCGCCAGCCGATAACGCCCATCAGTCCGAGTCCCGCCGCTTCGCCACGGGCCGACAGTTCGAGCTCCGCCGGGGCGATGCTCTCGCCGTCATTACCGAGCTCGCCGCCGGCCTGCGACTCTACTCCCGTGGCGGCGTCGAGCTGACTGAAAGCTACGGCGACGACCACATTGCCCCCGGTGCCACGGGTATCACCCTGGCGCCGTGGGCCAACAGGGTAGAGGACGGGATCTGGTACCTGGACGGCAAGAAGCAGCAACTGGACATCACCGAGGCCTCACGCAACAACGCCAGCCACGGACTCTTGCGCAACACCGGGTACGTGCTGGTGGACGAATCCGAGTTCTTCGTGACGCTGGAAGCCACAGTATTTCCCCAGCACGGCTACCCGTTCCTGGTGCGGCACAAGGTGCGCTACGAACTGGACCAGAACCTTGATCTCCGCGTCTCCCAGACGCTGATCAACGATTCCCAAAGCAATGCCCCCTTCGTCTTGGGCGCGCACCCGTACCTGCGGATCGGCGATGTAGCCCCCGAGGACCTGGTCCTGACCGTCCGGGCTGCCACCCGGCTGGTGGCGGACGAGCGCCTCATTCCGCGCAGCACCGCGCCTGCGGACGGTGAGTACGACCTCTCCGGTGGTGCCCGAGTAGGCGGCCTGCTGGTGGACGTCGCCTTGACTGACCTGGCGTTCGACGGCGGCTCGGCGCGCCATACGCTGACCGCACCGGATGGCCGCAGTGTGAGCCTGGAGCAGGACGAAAACTGCCAGTATGTTCACGTCTTCGTCACCGACACCTTCCCGGGCCGTTCCAAAGCCGTTGCCCTTGAACCCATGACCGGGCCGGCCAACGCCTTCAACAGCGGTGATGGCCTCCGCTGGTTGGCACCCGGCGAGGCATTCACCATGCGTTGGGGAATCGCAGCATCCCTATAGCTCCCTGGACTCGGAAAAGCCTGGGAATGGCTCCGACGGGCTTGGAAATGTCCCGGAAGTGAGAGCCGGTTTCCCTTACGGCGCGCCCTGCGGAATTATGGGTTCATGACGCCAACACCGGACGCCAAAACACGTTCTGACCGCCAAATTGCCGAAGACATCCCGTATGGGGTGCGCATTGCAGCAGCCTGGTCCTGGCGGGCCGGTCTGATCCTGCTCATGATCGGCGCCCTTGTCTGGCTGCTGGGTAAAGTTAGCTTCCTCATTATCCCGGTGATGGTTGCTGCGCTGTTGGCCGGCTTGCTGCACCCGGTAGTGAAGTGGCTGCGCAACCGCAAGGTACCCAACGGGGGAGCGGTTGCCATCACAGTGCTGGGCTTCATTGGCGTGATCGGCGGTGCCCTCGCGCTGGTTGGCAGGCAACTGGTGACAGGCTTTGGTGCCCTCTGGCAGGAGGCGCTGGCAGGCATCCAGCAGATTCAGACGTGGTTGGCCGATGGGCCGCTGCACCTGACCGCAGACCAGATTGACCAGTACATTTCCGACGGCGCGGACGCTCTCCAGAACAACAGCAGCAGCATCCTCAGCGGTGCGTTGTCCTTCGGCAGCACCGCCGGTCACTTCGCGGCCGGTCTTGTCCTTGCACTGTTCATACTTATCTTCTTCCTCCTGGAGGGACCCCGGATCTGGGCCTTCATGGTCCGGCTCCTGCCCAGGAGCGCACGGAGGGCCACTGACGGCGCCGGGCGCCGGGGCTGGACGTCCATGGTCAGCTACGTGCGTATTCAAATGTTCGTCGCGTTCGTGGATGCTGTGGGCATCGGCGTCGGCGCAGCCATCATCCAGGTCCCGTTGGCCCTGCCCTTGGCGGTGCTGGTGTTCATCGGCTCGTTCATTCCGGTGGTGGGTGCCTTGGTGACCGGTGCCATCGCGGTCCTGCTCGCCCTCGTGGCCAACGGGCCCATCAACGCACTGATCATGCTGGCAATCGTGCTGGTGGTGCAGCAGCTTGAAAGCCACATCCTGCAGCCCCTGGTGATGGGCAAGGCCGTGGCACTTCATCCGGTGGCAGTGATCCTCTCAGTTGCCGCCGGATCGTACCTGGCCGGTATCCCCGGAGCCCTGTTCGCGGTTCCGTTGCTCGCCGTAGTAAACACGGCAGTTCGCTACATTGCGGGCCGGACGTGGGAACATGATGAAGGATTGGGCGGTGTGGAACTCCAGCCGGCTGCCGCTTCGGCGGGGCCGGACAGTGATGCCAACTTCAAGGAGGTCCACCTCCCACGGCCCGAATCGCGCCTCGCCAAAGGCGTCACCGGCAAGACCAAGGCTTCGGGGAGCGCCTCTGTTGAGGAGCCTCAAGCCGACACCAACAAAGGAGAATAGTCAGTGAATACCCTCGAAACCCTGCCCGTCACGCTGGACGATGTCCTCAAGGCGCAGGAGCTCCTCGAGGGCATTATTACCAAGACTCCTGTGGAGTCGTCCCGTGCGCTGGGCAGCCTCGTGGGCGGCAACGTCTTTTTCAAGTGTGAGAACCTGCAGCGCGCAGGCTCCTTCAAGGTTCGCGGCGCCTACGTGCGCATGGCGCGCCTGACGGACGAGGAAAAGAAGCGCGGCGTCGTGGCGGCCTCAGCCGGTAACCACGCCCAAGGTGTAGCAGTGGCGGCCAAGAGCCTGGGCATCAATGCCCGCATTTACATGCCCCTGGGTGTGGCCCTGCCCAAGCTGGCGGCCACCAGGAGCCACGGCGCCGAGGTGGTCCTGCACGGCCACAACGTGGATGAGGCCTTGGCGGAAGCGCAACGCTACGCCAACGAGACAGGCGCAGTGTTTGTCCACCCCTTTGACAACGTGGATGTTGTTGCCGGACAGGGCACCATCGGGCTCGAAATCCTGGACCAGATCCCCAACGTAGACACCATCCTCATGGGTGTTGGCGGCGGCGGGCTGCTGGCAGGCGTAGCTGTGGCCATCAAGGCCAGGGCCAAGGAACTTGGCCGCGAGATCAGGGTGATCGGCGTACAAGCAGAAAACGCCGCCGCCTACCCGCCCTCACTTGCCGCCGATGCCCTGGTGCCACTGAAAAAGGTCACCACCATGGCCGACGGCATTGCGGTAGGACGTCCGGGGCAACTGCCCTTCAGCATCATCCGCGAGCTTGTTGACGACGTAGTCACCGTGAGCGAGGACTCGCTCGCCCGTGCCCTGATCTTCCTCCTCGAGCGCGCCAAGATGGTGGTGGAGCCAGCCGGGGCGGTCGGAGTAGCCGCACTGATGGACGGCAAGATCGACAACCCGGGGAACACCGCCGTCGTGCTTTCCGGCGGCAACATCGATCCCATGCTCATGCTCAAAGTCATCCAGCGCGGTCTCTCGGCCGCAGGCCGTTTCATGACGGTCCGCATGATGCTCGATGACCGGCCGGGTTCGTTGGCCACCATAGCCCGCATCATCGCTGAAAACGATGCCAACGTCACCGGCCTGGACCACACCCGTTTGGGTGGTTCCATCAGCATGGGGGACGTCTCCATCACTATCAACCTGGAAACCAAAGGCCACGAACACGGCGAGCAGGTTCTCGGTGCACTGCGGGCCGAGGGCTTCCAGCCGATCGTGGTGCACTGACGGAAGGGGCGCCCATGGTGCTTGGAATGCCTGAGGAATCAAAGGAAGAGGCGCGCGAATCTTTGGCCGGGCGGGCGAAAGGCGGCCTGCTCTTTATGGGCGGCTTCGTTGTCCTGCTCTACGTCATAGAGATCCTCAATACCTTGATGCGCCACGGACTGAACTCCACCTTTGGTCTGCGCTCCCGCTCCATTGACGGGGTACTGGACATCCTGACCTTTCCGCTGCTGCACGCCAACTTTAACCACCTGTTGTCCAACACGCTGCCGCTGATCATCTTCGGCTTCCTGGTGTTCCTGTCCGGCATCCGCGTGTTCATCACGGCGTTGGCATTCAGCTGGCTCGGGTCAGGGCTGGCGGTGTGGCTGATCGGCGGGGGAGGGGTGACCGTGGGGGCATCCGGACTGGTGTTCGGGTTCTTCGCGTTCTTGCTGGTGCGTGGATTCTTCAACCGCAGCTGGTGGCAAATCCTGCTCTCCGTGGTGCTGTTCATGGCCTACGGCAGCATCCTCTTCGGCGTGCTTCCCACGGTCATGGGTTACATCTCCTGGCAGGCGCACCTCGGCGGGGCAATAGGCGGCGTCGTTGCTGCTATCCTGCTGCGTCCCAAGCCCAAGCCCGCCGTACTCTAACCCAACCGCCACTAACCCAACCGCCCCCACCCGTGTGCCCCTACTCAGTTGGGTGAGCGCACGACGACCAGTTGGGTGAGCACACGAAAAACGCCGGCCCGCCCCGAAAAGGGGTGGGCCGGCGTCGTGTTTTCAGGCCGGGTGAGCCGCCGCTTAGCCTGCGTACGGCTTGGCCGAAACGATCTCCACCGGAATTTCCTTACCGT
The sequence above is a segment of the Arthrobacter sp. StoSoilB22 genome. Coding sequences within it:
- a CDS encoding aldose 1-epimerase family protein, producing MSVSPSPADNAHQSESRRFATGRQFELRRGDALAVITELAAGLRLYSRGGVELTESYGDDHIAPGATGITLAPWANRVEDGIWYLDGKKQQLDITEASRNNASHGLLRNTGYVLVDESEFFVTLEATVFPQHGYPFLVRHKVRYELDQNLDLRVSQTLINDSQSNAPFVLGAHPYLRIGDVAPEDLVLTVRAATRLVADERLIPRSTAPADGEYDLSGGARVGGLLVDVALTDLAFDGGSARHTLTAPDGRSVSLEQDENCQYVHVFVTDTFPGRSKAVALEPMTGPANAFNSGDGLRWLAPGEAFTMRWGIAASL
- the ilvA gene encoding threonine ammonia-lyase — encoded protein: MNTLETLPVTLDDVLKAQELLEGIITKTPVESSRALGSLVGGNVFFKCENLQRAGSFKVRGAYVRMARLTDEEKKRGVVAASAGNHAQGVAVAAKSLGINARIYMPLGVALPKLAATRSHGAEVVLHGHNVDEALAEAQRYANETGAVFVHPFDNVDVVAGQGTIGLEILDQIPNVDTILMGVGGGGLLAGVAVAIKARAKELGREIRVIGVQAENAAAYPPSLAADALVPLKKVTTMADGIAVGRPGQLPFSIIRELVDDVVTVSEDSLARALIFLLERAKMVVEPAGAVGVAALMDGKIDNPGNTAVVLSGGNIDPMLMLKVIQRGLSAAGRFMTVRMMLDDRPGSLATIARIIAENDANVTGLDHTRLGGSISMGDVSITINLETKGHEHGEQVLGALRAEGFQPIVVH
- a CDS encoding AI-2E family transporter; the encoded protein is MTPTPDAKTRSDRQIAEDIPYGVRIAAAWSWRAGLILLMIGALVWLLGKVSFLIIPVMVAALLAGLLHPVVKWLRNRKVPNGGAVAITVLGFIGVIGGALALVGRQLVTGFGALWQEALAGIQQIQTWLADGPLHLTADQIDQYISDGADALQNNSSSILSGALSFGSTAGHFAAGLVLALFILIFFLLEGPRIWAFMVRLLPRSARRATDGAGRRGWTSMVSYVRIQMFVAFVDAVGIGVGAAIIQVPLALPLAVLVFIGSFIPVVGALVTGAIAVLLALVANGPINALIMLAIVLVVQQLESHILQPLVMGKAVALHPVAVILSVAAGSYLAGIPGALFAVPLLAVVNTAVRYIAGRTWEHDEGLGGVELQPAAASAGPDSDANFKEVHLPRPESRLAKGVTGKTKASGSASVEEPQADTNKGE
- a CDS encoding rhomboid family intramembrane serine protease, with translation MVLGMPEESKEEARESLAGRAKGGLLFMGGFVVLLYVIEILNTLMRHGLNSTFGLRSRSIDGVLDILTFPLLHANFNHLLSNTLPLIIFGFLVFLSGIRVFITALAFSWLGSGLAVWLIGGGGVTVGASGLVFGFFAFLLVRGFFNRSWWQILLSVVLFMAYGSILFGVLPTVMGYISWQAHLGGAIGGVVAAILLRPKPKPAVL